The sequence AGGTGTTCGCCGATTCCCAAAATCAGCTTGAGCGCTTCGTTAGCCTGGATGCTGCCCACGATTCCCGGGAGCGGGCTGATGGCACCGCCTTCGGCACAAGAGGGGATGAGCCCTGACGGGGGTGGCGACGGGTATTGGCAACGGTAGCAAGGACCGCCATCCAAATTGAATACGCCGACTTGGCCTTCGAACTGGTAAATCGCGCCGAATACAACTGGAACGCCATGCAATGCGCAAGCGTCGTTGATCAAGTAACGGGCCTTATAATTGTCCGTGCAATCGACAACCAAATCGTAACCTTCGATTTGTTCCCAAATGTTAGATGCCTTGAGTTCTTCTTTTTCGGCGATAAAGTCGATGTTCTTGTTGATGTTCTTGACTTTGTCCCTAGCAGATGCGACTTTGGGACGCTTGAGGTCGCGTGTGCCGTGAATAACTTGGCTCTGCAAGTTTTCCAGCGAGACTTCATCAAAATCGATGACCTTGATGGTTCCAACGCCTGCAGCTGCGAGGTACTGAATGACGGGCGAGCCTAACGCACCAGCACCTACGACAACAACTTTTGCAGCCTTGATGCGCTTTTGCCCTTTGACGCCAATGTCGCGGAGCATCAAGTGCTTTCCGAAACGTTCAATTTCGGAATCGTCGAACGAAACGGCCTTGCGTTTTTCGTCCGAAATCAAGCTCTCGACGGGGGCGTCGGTCGGAGCGCCGCCAGCAATGGCGGGCAAAAGCAAAATTTCTGTTTCTTCTGGAAGGGCGGTGTCCCAAATGGTTTCAACGGTCAATTTCTTGTTGTTGACGTAAATTTGGATGAAGTCCCTGACCTTTTTATTGTCGTCGTAAAGAACTTTTTCGCCTTCCGGGTAAGTACTGATTAAGTATGCGAGAGCCTTCCTGACGGTATCGACAGGGGCTTCTACTTGGGAGTTCTTCCCAAAGAAATTCCTGAGTGTTGCTGATATATAAACTTTCACTTTTTTTTCTCCGTACAATAAAAAGTGTTAAAATCGTTTATTCCGTACAAAATTTCCCACAAAACTTGTAGGATTTTTCGAAGCAAAATATAGAACGCAAAAATGTGTTTGTCCAATACTTATTTTTTATGTAGAGGTATTGATTTATTCTATAATTAAGGCGGTAAATTCGCTTAAAAATATGGAAAGAGGCGTACTCGGAACAGTTTTTCTCGACTTGTCATCCTCGCGTATTTTTATTCAAGGATGCCCACCTCCGTGG is a genomic window of Fibrobacter succinogenes containing:
- the moeB gene encoding molybdopterin-synthase adenylyltransferase MoeB, translated to MKVYISATLRNFFGKNSQVEAPVDTVRKALAYLISTYPEGEKVLYDDNKKVRDFIQIYVNNKKLTVETIWDTALPEETEILLLPAIAGGAPTDAPVESLISDEKRKAVSFDDSEIERFGKHLMLRDIGVKGQKRIKAAKVVVVGAGALGSPVIQYLAAAGVGTIKVIDFDEVSLENLQSQVIHGTRDLKRPKVASARDKVKNINKNIDFIAEKEELKASNIWEQIEGYDLVVDCTDNYKARYLINDACALHGVPVVFGAIYQFEGQVGVFNLDGGPCYRCQYPSPPPSGLIPSCAEGGAISPLPGIVGSIQANEALKLILGIGEHLNGKLLHIDSLNLSSRILKVERNCNCPICGNNPTITDVEEIDYEDLCGLKTKDEVPVEGFSPEELAKKIDNGDPMTIIDVREPHERAILRFPNAIVIPIGQLVRRIKELDPNKDTVFVCKQGKRSELAINTLREAGYTGPLYNLKGGIDAMKDIMFTHEGAWL